The DNA segment GCGGGAGCGCGAACGATCTCCGGTGAGAAGTGTGCCAGTCCGAGCTTCGCCCCGTCCGACGAGAGGACGACGGCGCGCTGGATCTCGTTCTGGAGCTGGCGGACGTTCCCGTGCCACGGATAGGCTTGCAGGGCATTGAGCGCTTCGGGCGCGATGCCGTCCACCGCGCGGTCGAACTCCCGACAAGCGTCGCGGATGAACAGGTCTGCGAGCAGTGGGATGTCGTCGGGACGTTCGCACAACGGCGGTATCGTGATCGGAAAGAGGTTCAGGCGATAGAAGAGGTCTTTGCGGAACCGACCCGACTCTACGTCGGCTTCGAGATTGCGGTTCGTCGCGGCGAGAACGCGCACATCGACGTCGCGAAGATGCATCTCGTCGCCGAGGCGCTGAATCTTCCGCTCCTGGAGCGCGCGGAGCAGGAAGACCTGGGCATCCAACGGCATGTCGCCGATTTCGTCGAGTAGGAGCGTGCCGCCCGAGACGGTCTCGAAGAGCCCGGGGCGGTCTTCGAAGGCTCCCGTGAAGGCTCCCTTGCGATACCCGAAGAGCTCGCTGGCGAGGAGCTCGCGGGGAATCGCCGCGCAGTTGACGGGGATGAGCGGCTTGGCGCGTCGAGTGCTTCCGGCGTGGATCGCCCGCGCGACGAGCTCCTTGCCGGTTCCGGTCTCGCCGCTGATGAGAACCGTCACGTCGACGTCCATCGCGCGCTCGATCAGGGCGATGACCCTCCGCATGGCGGCGGAGCGTCCCACGAGTCCTGACAGCGGGTCATCGACGCCGGCGTTTCGGCGGAGATATCCCACCTCCGTCTGGAGCGACGCGATGCGCGTCTCGCGGATTCGCTCCTGCTGCCGCCGTTCGGTGATGT comes from the Candidatus Poribacteria bacterium genome and includes:
- a CDS encoding sigma-54-dependent Fis family transcriptional regulator; this translates as MSRSTNMIPESSSTLFGDRRMHALVGASAVDTIVIDAEGILLDAIRSAHDMSVLGYEASELLGKNILPLVHPDDLASVQEALLGVARQPGSSAVMRFRCRHLDGSWKHLQAIGTNRIDDPNIGGIVVNYHDVTGSVRVERRQRVLLDALSDVDVGIVVLEGERVRFANEAFCRMSQYTSRELSELSSALEIICEDDRDRLRDRLGQHLAGRNVRSRYEVTLTRKDGTPLDVEIAFRGAQEDDRDQLIATIHDITERRQQERIRETRIASLQTEVGYLRRNAGVDDPLSGLVGRSAAMRRVIALIERAMDVDVTVLISGETGTGKELVARAIHAGSTRRAKPLIPVNCAAIPRELLASELFGYRKGAFTGAFEDRPGLFETVSGGTLLLDEIGDMPLDAQVFLLRALQERKIQRLGDEMHLRDVDVRVLAATNRNLEADVESGRFRKDLFYRLNLFPITIPPLCERPDDIPLLADLFIRDACREFDRAVDGIAPEALNALQAYPWHGNVRQLQNEIQRAVVLSSDGAKLGLAHFSPEIVRAPA